GTCGATGACGGTCGGCTTGATCCTCGCCGTCCTCGCTCTCATCGTCGCCGCGATCGTGTGGGCGCTCGGGTCGAACTCGTCGAACCCGCATCTGGCCGGCCGCGGCAAGCTGGGCGTGCTTGTCGCGCTCGGCGCTGCCATCGCCTGCGGGGCGTCGGTGACGCTCGTGAACTTCTTCTGGAATGTCGGCCAGAGGGTCTGAGGGGCTAGCGATGGGAGTGTGCGACGTCCCCGTCATCCGCAACGTGTGCAACGTCGCCGGCGACGCGGCCGGCACC
This Nocardioides palaemonis DNA region includes the following protein-coding sequences:
- a CDS encoding DUF6112 family protein; this encodes MHLPASALPLDISISPNSNGLPGIEELRKIVGASMTVGLILAVLALIVAAIVWALGSNSSNPHLAGRGKLGVLVALGAAIACGASVTLVNFFWNVGQRV